DNA sequence from the Daphnia pulex isolate KAP4 chromosome 8, ASM2113471v1 genome:
AGgtaggtatttttttaaattgttgcaTCTCAGTTCATTAGAATAATAGTCTCACATAGCTCAAACTCTCTTAATAGGATTTGTTCAACAGTTAAAGGAATATGAACCTATCTACAAAGCAAACTGGAGTGTAACAAACAATGGTCAGTGCTCAAGGGAGCAAAGCACTTGGAAACGGAAGCGAGACAGTATCGAAAATGACGATGCTATGGACGAGTGACGCGTTATCCGACATGAGAATCAATAAAAACGTTTTGCGTATGCtgcacaattttttcttgactGTTCCTTGAAGGAATAAAACAAGTGATTTTCAAATGGTTTGCAATCTTTTTAAGTCGATTACCGGTCCAAAGCTTTAATCCATTTATTTGACGACTAATAATTCAATGCAGTCTAGGAATATCAATCCAGCACCtaatattttacctaaatACTCCCATACGATACGGTATTTAAGTTTCTATCTTCAATTGTATTGCAACAACTAATCTAAGTGTAAATTACCGTCGAAGCATTTTATTTAGTCCAACGAAGGTAAAGtatttgtttaaactattGCGATTGAGTTCACTGGAATATTTACAGATTCTATTCAACACTTGAAGGAATGTGAACCCATCTACCGCGCAAACTGAAGTGTAACAATTGCTCAAAAGAGTAAAGAACTTGAAAACGACCGAGACAGTAGGTATCGACGACGCTTTATATGGACGGTTGACATCCTGTATAAAATATGggacaaaatgttttcccgtTCTTGGCTGTGCCTCGACCCAATGATaagagtatttttttttctttcagaaactTTCGATCGGTGATTTATTCGAATTAATATACTAGAAACGAGACTTGCTGAATCAAAATCGCCGACCAAATAGACCACGGGCAACAGATGTAGCTGGTagaatttgtttctcttgatTCATTCGTTCCATCAGTTCCTGTTGTTCCTGCACAGCAACAAAATTgggtaaaaacaaatttaagaatTGGATGATGGATTTACACTTACTTGAAGTTTCCGTTGATTTTCCCGAAATGCTTCGATAGGATCGTCGAATTGGTTGTAGAAATCCAGCACTTCTCGCACATCTTGGACTTCTGACGTAGCAATTGCTATTCACCAGTAAAATGCGTTACTTCattagtatttttttcataCTATTTCTTAGAAGGACATTTACTTTTCAATAGTAGAGCCAAGTCGACAAGGGTCCTGTCATCATCGTTACCCTTCCATTCTTTAATTCTAAGTGCATTACGAGGATGCGATTTGACTGACTGGGTGTTCCAATCGAGGACAATCACTTTTGATGGATCGCGATTGATGCAGTCAAGATCTTTCACGTGATGACCATCAACATACCGAGTAGCGTCGCGGAAGAGTCGGTACATGATGTAACCGTTGGGATCCAAGGCGTCTAATATGGGAAAGGCCGTCTAAAGAggtaaagaaatttaattattttgtaccGAGaacgtgaaatttaaaaatggtaCTTACAAAGGCTTGTTCAGCCGTGTAGACAACCACTTCAAATGCGGGTGGACCCACttgtgccaaaaaaaaatctattcctGGCCTCTTCTTAAACCTCCAACCAGTTTGATACTGAAattaagagagagagcaaatgATTATgatgtttcatttgaaatgcATACAGTTCAACTGATTAATTACTGTCCAATCTGGGTGGACTAGAACACCAGTCATTTCCAAGATTAATGTGTAAGGAGGCTGATAATATGGCTCTTTCAGAGGATCAGGTAAAAGTTTATCTCTTGAAGGGTCTCTAATCATCTGaaaagaaagccaaaaacaatattaaaattaattgaaatgttttaaaaatctgaCAGTCAGAGATGCTTACTTGACTATAGTTCATTATGGCATTCCATGACCTAAGGATATATTGTAGTGCCAGAGGTTTTGAGCTGAATTGGTCTTCTATCACATTGCCCTCTTCATCTCTCTCTGGTGCTCCCCATGTGCCAACAATGTAACCACTTAGGCCGCTTAGTGTTACTCCAAAGAAAATAAGTGTGTATTTCATAGTTCTCCAACTAGCctctgcttcctttttctttttggcttcttcatcttcttcactgttgttttgttgttgttggccaggTGGAGAAGACTTCAGCTTTCCTTCGGTTTCATTTTGGGACTTTAAAACCTCTCCTGCAATTCCCATACCTTGAAATGAACCTAATATTGGACTAGCTGCAGCCGGTTTGttcgccgtcgtcgtctgtgTCTCGTTGCTGCTGTCGGACTTTTGGCTGTAACACCTAAACTGTAAGTGCCTGGTAGCTAAGAGAATGTTACTTATTTGCTTTGGTTGACACAGCACATTTTGGGGAATTGTCACTAGTCTGTGAAAATTTCCACAAGTCAATTTTGTACCACTTATTTGAGATAACTTTACGAAACTCGTGACATATCTGGAGGCAGccatttttcttgatatttttaattttctcaagAATCTTCTGCAACATTTGTGTAGTTGTCAGATTGCTTCTTTATTCCAACCGTcgggtaaaaaaattcaaaaatccaaaatcTATTTCCTAATTCCTATGGGTCTGTAAAATCTAAACGCGGTATATTGCGATTACGATTGTGAGTGCAGGATGCTGAGAACAAGAGATTTTGCATTCATATTTTCATGCCTTATTTTTGAATGGCCTTGCATTATTGCCGCCGCGATACTTCTTCGTctcaaatggaaaatgttaaaagtGTTCAGCTGTAGAAGGTAACATTTTATCGGTTTTATTTACATTCGGATTTCATACTTGACTGAATTATCTTGGTATAGTTAAAGTTAACCTTGTAGTTTCGTTTTCGACATTTTCAATAACGTTTTATTAGTGAGTGTGTCGGGGTCTCTAATGCTACTTGATATCACCGCGATGCAATCGGTTACATGTGATATGAATGCAAAGAATGCGCAAATGCAGGATTAATTTGTTGATAACATACAACTTATCGAGGATCAACAACCTCTTTATTGCCGCTATCGTGTAAAGTCCTCTTTAATAATTGCTCTCTCATCTCAGTGAAGCTCATTCTTTCCAGACTTGTAGTGAAATTTCATACCGTTCCTTGACTTTTCCCAGACGGTAACGTCGACCGATCCTTTTGTGAAAAGCCAAGTATGAGTTAATCCAAGACTTCTAATCTGAAGTCCAAATATTGCTACATACGATGTTATTGCTTCATCTTGTGTGATTGTTTTTAAGGTTCGACCTTCGTCAAAACTACTTATCACTGCATGTCAGTTTGTTGTGTACGTACCTTAAAACTAGTTCAATGCTGGTGAAACGGGTGCACTTGAATTTAAGATTCTAAGGTAGTCTATAGTTTCTCATGACTGAGTCCAAACACGTTCGGCCATGATTGGTaagttgttttcaaaatgccgctttttttgtatttaatttttacacatGAAATTCTCTAATTTAATGCTAAAACtttgttaaataagtaaaccatttttatttcttttacccATATAGAGGAAAATCAACTGGCTGTAACGTCTGCAAGTGGCGTCGTTTTTGCGATTCCTCCGGGTCATCCAGGCTGGATAGAATCAACATTTTGCAAGCGAGAATGCTCCAGATACGTTTGCAGCTCCGACAAAGGCCCACTGTGTACTTGCGGCCGAACGTGGACGTATCACAAGACTCACGGAATCAAAAATGTTGGCGTGTCGGAAGAAGTTTGGTCCCCTGCCCATCATACTGTCAGCAGCCCAACCGACTCTTATGGCACCATCGATTTCTTGGGCGGCCCACATCCCAATAAAGCTCAATTCATCCGGCTGGGCTTTGATTCAGGCACCGACCATATTTTTCAACTGCTGACCCGTGAATGGGGACTTGAATTACCTAAACTTGTCATCTCCGTACACGGTggcaaagttaattttaaacttaatcCACGACTCAAGCTCGTCTTCAAAGAGGGACTCCTTCGAGCAGCTAAAACTACGGGTACTAATTAACATTAGATGACTAACGAAGCTTTCACCTCATTTCCACTTCCGACAGGTGCATGGATCTTGACGGGTGGGACCAGTACGGGAGTGACTCATCATGTCGGCGATGCTTTGATATCAGAACGTTCTCCTCGATTACGAAGTGGCCGTGTCGTCAGTATCGGCGTCGCTCCCTGGGGTGTGGTGGAAAATCGAGCTTCACTGATCGGCCGGAAGAAGGATGTCGCCTATCAATCGATCGATCATCCGCGTTCCAAATTCGCTGCTCTCAACAATCGACACTCGTATTTTCTACTGGCTGACAACGGAACTGTGGGTCAGTTTTAATTGTTCATTTATCCGTGGATTGGTCATATTCAACTGTTTTCTCCAGGTCGTTATGGAGCGGAGATCGCCCTGCGGAGGAAACTGGAGAAATACATATCCAGCCAACGGCTTCCGGCTCGAACTAATTGTTCTATTCCTGTTGTCTGTTTGGTCGTTGAGGGCGGAATGGACACTATCAGGACCGTGCTGGAATACGTAACGGATTCGCCACCTGTTCCAGTAGTTGTGGTGGAAGGCTCAGGCCGGGCAGCTAATCTGATTTCCTTTGCGCACAAATACGCCAAAGAGATGGAGGAATCATCGACTGCTTTGGACGGAATACGAGAACAACTGCTGGCTGAAATCCAGAAAACATTCAATATCAGTCAGTCTCAGACGAATAAATTGCTTGCCGAACTTCTACAGTGCGTCGAAAATGTGGATCTCATCACCATTTTCAAACCGTCAGAGACCTCGGAATCAAAGTCACTGAATCAGCTGGATCGTGCCATTCTTTGTGCACTTTTCCGTGCCCGTTACTTGACAGCTGCCGAACAACTTAGTTTGGCTTTGGCTTGGAATCGAGTCGACATTGCCCGTTCCGAGATCTTCATTTACGGCCAAGAGTGGGCCGATGGAGCCCTGGAAGAAGCCATGATGGAAGCCTTGGCGAGAAATCGCGTGGACTTTGTAAAGTTGCTGCTGGAAATGGGTGTGCAAATGGCCAAATTCTTAACCATCCATCGATTGGAAGAACTTTATAATTCCAAACAAGGTCCAGCCAATACGCTGAGGTACATCGTTCGTGACGTCCGTCCACATTTGCCTCGCAACTATTCTTACAGTCTTATCGATATCGGCTTGGTCGTCAACAAGCTGATGGGCGGTGCTTATCGTTGCTCCTACACCCGACGGAAATTCCGTCACAGCTACACCGAcatgatgaaaaatttcacTAAAGAAACTCCGAGTCGCAATGTTCTAAACCATGGATTAAGGTAAGGATTGATAATGTCAAGTCTATGATTATCGATATCTTCACTAATCATAAAACGCTGTTCTTTGTTATCCAGTCAGTATATTGAATCCGGCCACCTGAGCCTCATTGAAGACCTTCAATATCATGTTGAGCCATCACACAATATGTTTACTCAGCCATTCAACGAACTTTTGGTTTGGTCCGTGTTGACCAAACGCCAAGATATGGCCAAGTTGATGTGGCACCATGGAGAAGAATCGTTGGCTAAAGCTCTGGTGGCCAGCAAACTCTACCAAGCCATGGCGATTGAAGCAGCTGATGACGATTTAGAAGTGGAAATTAGCGACGAGTTGCGCAGTTATGCGGCCGAATTTGATCGCGAGGCTCTCGAGTTGCTCGACTATTGTTACCGTCAAGATGACGACCTCGCCATGCAATTGCTGACCTGCGAATTGTCCAACTGGTCCCGGCAAACTTGCCTGAGGTTGGCGTTTGCGTGTAATCACCGAGAATTGCTGGCCCATCCAGGTTCTCAGTTGATTCTGGGTGATTTGTGGCTGGGCGGATTGCGGACTCGTCGCTCAACCAACTTGAAAATTGTTCTGGCCATCATCTGTCCACCACTGATCCTTCAATTGGAATTCAAATCGAAAGAAGAGCTCCAACTGATGCCGCAAACTGAAGAGGAGCACATGATCGACTTGAAAGACGAAGGCGATCCTTCTGAAATGAATCACCATTCTTCGTCCTGTAGCTCTTCACCGATCGTTTCCACGCAAACCGATCACATCAAAGCCAACAAAGCGAAACGTGCCAATACGTTCAAATGTGTTGAGCCCAGCAATAGTGACGATCCAGAATGTAACTTTTGCACTAACGACATAGACAGCGATAGTAATAACCTCCCTCCATCGCAAACTGACAGCATCGAAGGTGTTAAAAACATTCACAGCGAAACGATAGGTCCGGGATGTGCAGCgcttcaccaccaccatcagtTGCCATTTACTCGAAAGCTGTTGGAATTTTACGCAGCCCCCATTACCAAGTTCTGGACCTGGACCATCgcatatttcttctttctcgccGTTTACACGTACACTTTACTAATCCGTACACCTCCGAATCCGGAGTGGAACGAGTACTATGTCATAGTGTACATTGCCAGTTTCGGAAGTGAGAAAATACGAGAAATCTTGGCCAGCGAACCGGTCAACCTCAAACGTAAATTGCTCGTCTGGGCCTCGAGTATGTGGAACTGTTGCGATGCTTTCTTCATTGTCGAATTCTTTGTTGGCATGATTCTTCGCAACCACGAAAGCACATTAGATCATGGACGGGTTCTTTATTGTCTCAATATCGTTTATTGGTGagttaaaattcaataatagTTTCTTAAACTACACGATTAATTATTTGTGCTTGGCTTCTATTGAAACAGGTACATACGGATATTGACAATCTTGAGAGTGTCTAGATTTCTTGGTCCATTCGTCACTATGATCGGATGGATGCTCCAGCGGATGGTTTACTATGTTACTTTGATGTTGGTGGTGCTCATGTCGTACGGCGTCTTCCGCCAGTCGGTTCTGTTTCCTCACGAAGAATTTTCTTGGTTCCTGGTGCGCGACATCTTCTTCAAACCTTATTTCATGATATACGGAGAGCTGTTTGCCGACGACATTAATCCACCTTGCGGAAATGGAACCAACCCGGACGGATCCTTCAATCCGGACATGCCTCCTTGCGAGACTGGACGGTGGCTTAATCCACTCCTCATGACGGCCTATCTATTGATGATCAACATTCTGATGTTGAATTTGCTCATCGCTgtcttcaattccattttcttaaaaacCAATGTTCACTCGCACAAAATTTGGAAGTTTAATCGATTCGCCGTAGTTATGGAGTACGATCAGAAACCAGCTCTTCCGCCACCATTCATCGTCATGAACCATTTCCGTCTGTTTACCCAATGGTGTAGAAGACGATATGCAGGTTCGTTCAGCAAATTACTTTGCAATCTCAATTGATTCATggacttatttttaaatttatttttacaggagTGAAAGAGTCGTATGATTGCGGACTGAAACTTTTCCTCGACAAGGACAGTCTGGAAAGACTGAAcgattttgaagaagaatcGATGGAAGGGCTGGTCCGTGAAAGAGAAGTGAAACACAATCAAACGAACGAGGAACGCATTCGGCTGATTGGCCAACGATTGGACGGTTTGAATTCCAAATTTGACGATTCCCATCACCCAGATAACGCCCTTATTCTTGTGGATTCGCTTGAATCACGTCTCAATCTGTTGGAGAGAGCAATCGAACGTGCCACCAACACCTGTCTCGCCTTCAACGATTACGTCATCTCACAAGAGTCGTTTCGTCAGTCTTCTGGTGAAAAAACGTCATCAGTGACACCATCGGAAGCCACAACTGTGATAGCCAGCGCCCTAGATGGTGAAAAATGGACTTCTACTCCTCACCACTCGGACACATCTTCAAACAATTCCGATAATGAGCCGGTTGAAGGCGATGAAAGTGAACACGGCGATACAATGGCTCACAAAGATTCTTTTCCTAAAACGTTGGCAAGCGCTAATAAAATTGTGCGACGAGCATCTACTTCCCATCTACTCAATAGAAAGGTAACTGTCTAATCCGATTTCTTATTAATCCAACTCCAATTTTGGTTAATTGCTTATTTCTTTCAGCAAATGATTCTAAAGCGGCAATTGACGGAAGTACATGACGAGGAAGAAAACAACCGGAAAACAACAATGTCATCACTTTTATTCCGAGGTAATAGTCGAGAAAAGCATCGTCCCTTTGCGTCGGCCAAGGTGGTGGCCGAAGCCGAACGCCTGCGAGAGCTGGAAGGCGACGTATACCACATGATGGAAGGAGTTATTCGGAGGAGGCGTCATCGCGACTCGGAAAACTTGGATGCCTCCTTAGATGTAAATTTAACGTGTTATATAGTACCTATATTGAAACTGCCATATTCGATTGTCTCTACAGGAAATGATCCGTACAACACCTATTCAATTTGAAGAAATCGGCACTTCAACCGACGATGACGAGATGGATACAAATATTCTGGAATCGTTGGCCATCGACATCGAAGATTCTCCAATCATGCCAGAAGAGGCCACTCACGATGCACTCGATtccaacaaataattgatgCGTTGGTAGCACTTACTAAACTGGATTAGATACtaaaattttacaatcacaccGGAGCGCGTTTTTTGAATGTAAAGCTTCTGACTTTGacgttttttaataattatcaaAGAGAACAAGCCAAAAGGTTGTCGGAATCATGCTGATTTTATAGCCAAGTGAATAAAAGTTTCacaattgttttcaaataatcatttttacttttgatctTTCAATGATTTGTGTAACTTTATGTATTTTCCTTGTTCTGCAGTATTCCTTATTTCCTTGTTCCACGTTATTCCTTttatatttcccattttttctcttatctaGGTGCGTGGTTGTGTTATCCTCCTTCGAGTCTTCATCGCCTTCAGGCAGCGACAACCTTAAAAGAAGAGCCGCCAAAGTCAAACACTTTCTCCGTCGAGAAGAACGCAGTTGTGACAGCGAGGACACCCGGACACCCAGGTGAGTGAATGCAGTTTGAATCATTACAAGTTGGAAAacgtttttattgttctttaaaaaatgctgCGCACGTCGCAGTTTTTTCTAACGATGTTTCTGTCCTTGATTGTATTATAATTTTGGTagacagaaaagaaaccattttcagTATATTAAAATTATGTGATTTCACATCGTTGCCTTCTTACAGGACTAATATTAGAAACGTAGCAGCAGTTAGAATTTGACTTGGCGGAGCAGATTGAACTATAGGTTACTGAGATTTGAGTTTTCAAGGTCGGttgtgttattgttattattttttcaaggttCTCGCAGACGCCGACAGCACGTTTTTACTACAAACCGCACCTTATCCGAATACCGAAGTTCGAGCGTTCTTCAGTCGGCGGCCTGATGAGATGAGCAACATCTGAGGCATCCCAGCAACCGTGTGCGCATTGAAAGGAGAAGAATCTGAAAGTTGCGGATCGCAAATCCGAACTGTTACACGTAGGAAACAAAAAGACCAGTAACTGGAAAACGCAGTCTTCGCCGAGATGGCAACTGTTAAGGTTGCAGACACTTCAAGGTTGCCCGtacaaaaagtatttttaaaagtgcCAAATAACGGTgtgtttttattctgaaatttGTTGCCATTATTTAAAAGTGATTGTATTACTAACTTTATATCGACGTAGAAAAGTGCATCGAAATCACCCTGTTGAATATTAGAAATGGACTTGAAAACATGCCCGGTAGGTCGTTGTCTAGTGGATCGACTTTCGTGTTGCTTCCACTTACAGGATGCGGATGATGGAGAACATCCGCCAATTCCGGTATTATATCCTGCGAAAgatgtgaaacaaaaaaagtcacgGATCAAGATGGAAGTCATCATTCTTCTGCAAGGTAAGCCATTTCGTATCGATCTCCATGTACTATTCTTAATTACGTGATTTTGCTGTTATTTAAAGGTACCGGAGGTTCAGGAAAATCAACTTTCATCAAACAGATGCGCATTATTCACGGCGCCGGTTATTCTGAAGAGGACAAACGAGGTTTCATCAAAATCGTCTATCAAAACATATTCGTGGCTATGCAGAGCATGATTCAGGCTATGGACAAAATGCGCATCCCTTACGGAGAATCACTTAACAAAGTGGCATTACAAACTTTTAATTATAATtgtaataattctaaaaagtatttgattttttttttcaaatagaaaaatgctGAACTAGTAGAGTCAATTGACTACAGAATGGTCACAACTTTTGAAAGTCCTTATGTCGAAGCCATATGGGACTTGTGGCGGGATGCTGGTATTCAAGAGTGTTATGACCGGAGACGTGAATATCAACTCTCAGATTCTGCTAAATAGTAAGACAatcatctcctttttttcagcaacataaaacaaaagtatCGATTTCTGCTTGTAgtttataattatttgtttcgaGATAATTTGTTGATGCCAGAGAAGAGCGAAGTTGCAGAACTAATTCTTTGCacctttttctcccctcttgCGCTTTGACCCGATGCACAGCTATTTAGAAGCGCTAGACCGTATTGCCGCTCCGGATTATTTACCCACGCAACAAGATATTTTGCGCGTTCGTGTCCCCACGACGGGCATCATCGAATATCCATTCGACCTGCAGGAGATCCGCTTCAGGTACTACATAATTATATTCGCTTCAATAAAGACATTACCATTCTATGGGTGTGGCCTTACAGAATCGTGGACGTGGGAGGACAGCGATCCGAGCGACGGAAATGGATTCACTGTTTTGAAAACGTCACTTCCATCATCTTCCTCGCAGCACTAAGTAAAATTAGGAAAATAATACGACTAGACCTCGGGCCTAATTGTTTCTGTATAGGTGAGTTTGATCGAAATCTTTTCGAATCAGATAAAGAAAACCGGATGAAAGAATCCAGAGATTTATTCCACACCATCGTCACCTACACGTGGTTCCAGCACTCGTCAGTCATCCtctttttgaacaaaacaGATCTTctagaagagaaaattgttCATTCTCATTTGGTTGACTATTTCCCGGAATATGAAGgtatattgactttttttacGTTTCCTGCTAAAATCTCCGGTTAATTGTAATTAATTGCGCAAATTGGCAGGACCGAAACGTGATGCCATAGCAGCTCGGGAGTTTATCTTACAGATGTTTCTCAacataaaaattgattatgaAAAAATCATCTACTCCCACTTTACGTGCGCTACAGGTGTGgtattgttttcttattcgccgtaggagaaaaagaagtattcattttaaatacGTGATGCATTATCTTGTTTTTTGACAGACACTGAGAATATTCGATTCGTATTTGCCGCCGTTAAGGATTCCATACTACAACATATTTTACTCAAGTATAATTTAGTCTAATTCCTGATTCTTCAAAtgtatttgtaaaaattttcgTTCCTTTTCCACCACACTAATCAAGtaattaagtttaaaatatCTAACATTAAAtaccccttttttatttttaatatctaATCAGCTGTAACCAGCCCAGGAAAAACCCCAAATATGTGGTTTGAAAGTCAAATTATTTCTGTAAGtgtgtaataaaataatttcttaatcCAAACCGTATATTTGATCTAAATGAAGTTTCCTTTTGAAtgagattttcaaattgtacTATTGTCAATTGAGGTCAGACAGGAAGTTGGCTCAATACGGATCTATATGTTTTATCATGATTTATTGCGGTTCCCATCTAGCCACTGTGTACGTCCAATATCTCCAGAGATAATCGCGGACTTTGGACTTATGTTCTTATATAATCTGATATCAAATTACTTTGTTGTCTAGAGAACTAACAAGTTTACTGATATTCTTTATGCCCTTCTTTCTTATTAGCGACTATAGCTAGGCGACCATCAACAACAAAGCAGTATGACATATCTTTACGGCAAACCCATTCTCAGCTTACTATTTTTGGAAAgtataatatttcaaatcgTAAAACTTTGTAACACTATTTAACAACACCTCCGTAAATGTGTCACAGGTGCAGGTAGGACTACTTGTTGTTGCCACAAATCCATCAGCAGTTAACGCTGCGCACTTGACGAATGTCAATGGAAACGTCGGTCGTGAAACTTGTCCAGAAGATTATTCTCCATGTAGTTGCTCTGTGGCCTCGGAAGGCCTTACAATCGTTTGCTCTGAGGTGTCCGTTCAAGACGTGATTGACGTTTTTAACCGAACGACGGCTCGAGATTTGGACACATTCGGATTAACTTGGACGAGGTCTCCCCTGGAGTCTGTCACGATTCCGGCCGACCTTCTCGGAGGATCCCGTGCAAAGCTCATCGGTGTCTACTGTCCCAGTAAAATTGTGCCTCGAGTCCCGCTTCGCATGGATGACAACGCGTTCCGCTCGTCTCGTGACTACACCGACACTTTTCTCACATTCTACTGCGACTGGAGCCAACAGTTGGACTTGCAGTTCTTGGCCGGATTCAACAATCTTGCGATATTGGAGATTGGACTCGCCACTGAACTTCAAGCCATTGGGAGTCTGCCCACTTTGCCCGCACTCACGACGTTACACGTCATGGACAGTACGGGTTTAGTAGAATTTCCCGATCTGACTCCGTCTATTTTGAAAGCTCTCTTTT
Encoded proteins:
- the LOC124200933 gene encoding guanine nucleotide-binding protein subunit alpha-11-like isoform X1, with the translated sequence MDLKTCPVGRCLVDRLSCCFHLQDADDGEHPPIPVLYPAKDVKQKKSRIKMEVIILLQGTGGSGKSTFIKQMRIIHGAGYSEEDKRGFIKIVYQNIFVAMQSMIQAMDKMRIPYGESLNKKNAELVESIDYRMVTTFESPYVEAIWDLWRDAGIQECYDRRREYQLSDSAKYYLEALDRIAAPDYLPTQQDILRVRVPTTGIIEYPFDLQEIRFRIVDVGGQRSERRKWIHCFENVTSIIFLAALSEFDRNLFESDKENRMKESRDLFHTIVTYTWFQHSSVILFLNKTDLLEEKIVHSHLVDYFPEYEGPKRDAIAAREFILQMFLNIKIDYEKIIYSHFTCATDTENIRFVFAAVKDSILQHILLNCNQPRKNPKYVV
- the LOC124200933 gene encoding guanine nucleotide-binding protein G(q) subunit alpha-like isoform X2; its protein translation is MDLKTCPVGRCLVDRLSCCFHLQDADDGEHPPIPVLYPAKDVKQKKSRIKMEVIILLQGTGGSGKSTFIKQMRIIHGAGYSEEDKRGFIKIVYQNIFVAMQSMIQAMDKMRIPYGESLNKKNAELVESIDYRMVTTFESPYVEAIWDLWRDAGIQECYDRRREYQLSDSAKYYLEALDRIAAPDYLPTQQDILRVRVPTTGIIEYPFDLQEIRFRIVDVGGQRSERRKWIHCFENVTSIIFLAALSEFDRNLFESDKENRMKESRDLFHTIVTYTWFQHSSVILFLNKTDLLEEKIVHSHLVDYFPEYEGPKRDAIAAREFILQMFLNIKIDYEKIIYSHFTCATDTENIRFVFAAVKDSILQHILLKYNLV
- the LOC124200932 gene encoding leucine-rich repeat-containing protein 4-like, which codes for MTYLYGKPILSLLFLVQVGLLVVATNPSAVNAAHLTNVNGNVGRETCPEDYSPCSCSVASEGLTIVCSEVSVQDVIDVFNRTTARDLDTFGLTWTRSPLESVTIPADLLGGSRAKLIGVYCPSKIVPRVPLRMDDNAFRSSRDYTDTFLTFYCDWSQQLDLQFLAGFNNLAILEIGLATELQAIGSLPTLPALTTLHVMDSTGLVEFPDLTPSILKALFLNGNQMDDTMGAKLLDSIIATPTIRLSTLRLNSNRLTRIPTQQITSFPELQNLYLDENVIPVLETGSLTFLFPVSILSLSSASINTVEPNAFQGDFTMATVNLSNNNLTRFESAVFLQILEQMNLPFADGYVDLESNLMNCDCGLAWLIRDNRLLLPSVRNGLCSNGIAFENLDPASFVDCPEIF